In Bradyrhizobium sp. 1(2017), one DNA window encodes the following:
- a CDS encoding NAD(P)H-dependent oxidoreductase, producing the protein MNLFRLLQARASAGKPVRVALIGAGKFGSMFLAQVPHTPGLEVPVIVDIDRDRAREACRTVGWDAERIAATTFTDDGARAIAGGAIDVVVEATGNPAVGIKHARAAIAAGKHIVMVNVEADVLAGPLLAEEARKAGVVYSLAYGDQPALTAEMVDWARATGFRVVAAGKGTKYLPAYHDVTPDGVWQHYGLTAGEAQSAGMNPQMFNSFLDGTKSAIEMAAIANACALDVPADGLLFPPCGVDDLPHVMRPRSRGGVLERAGVVEVVSSLERDGRPVFRDLRWGVYVVLEAPNDYAADCFRQYGLKTDASGRYAAMYKPYHLIGLELNISVLSAALRGEPTGQASGFRGDVASVAKRNLRAGEMLDGEGGYTVWGKLLPAAASLRAGALPIGLAHRLKLKHDVAHGQVVRWSDVEFDANSETIKTRKTMEAAFAKEG; encoded by the coding sequence ATGAACCTCTTCCGCCTCCTCCAGGCCCGCGCGTCCGCCGGCAAGCCCGTTCGTGTCGCGCTGATTGGCGCTGGCAAGTTCGGCTCGATGTTTCTGGCACAGGTGCCGCACACGCCGGGGCTGGAGGTGCCTGTCATCGTCGACATCGACCGCGACCGTGCGCGCGAGGCCTGCCGCACCGTCGGATGGGACGCAGAGCGTATCGCCGCAACGACCTTCACCGATGACGGTGCGCGCGCCATTGCCGGCGGCGCGATCGACGTGGTGGTGGAGGCGACCGGCAATCCCGCCGTCGGCATCAAGCATGCGCGCGCGGCGATCGCGGCGGGCAAGCATATCGTGATGGTCAATGTCGAGGCCGACGTGCTGGCGGGTCCCCTGCTCGCCGAGGAGGCGCGAAAGGCCGGCGTGGTCTATTCGCTCGCCTATGGCGACCAGCCGGCGCTGACGGCGGAGATGGTGGATTGGGCGCGCGCCACCGGATTCCGCGTCGTCGCGGCCGGCAAGGGCACCAAATACCTGCCCGCCTATCACGACGTGACGCCCGATGGCGTCTGGCAGCATTACGGATTGACCGCGGGCGAAGCGCAGTCGGCCGGCATGAACCCGCAGATGTTCAACTCCTTCCTGGACGGCACGAAATCGGCGATCGAGATGGCCGCGATCGCCAATGCCTGCGCCCTCGACGTGCCCGCGGACGGCCTGTTGTTTCCGCCCTGCGGCGTCGACGATCTGCCGCATGTGATGCGGCCGCGCTCGCGCGGCGGCGTGCTGGAGCGAGCGGGCGTGGTCGAGGTGGTCTCCTCGCTCGAGCGCGACGGAAGGCCGGTGTTTCGCGATCTGCGCTGGGGCGTCTATGTCGTGCTGGAGGCGCCGAACGACTATGCCGCCGACTGCTTCCGGCAATACGGGCTGAAGACCGATGCCAGCGGACGCTATGCTGCGATGTACAAGCCCTATCACCTGATCGGCCTCGAGCTGAACATTTCGGTGCTGTCGGCCGCGCTGCGGGGCGAGCCGACCGGGCAGGCCAGCGGCTTCCGCGGCGATGTCGCGTCCGTGGCGAAACGCAATCTGCGCGCCGGCGAGATGCTGGATGGCGAAGGCGGCTATACGGTGTGGGGCAAGCTGCTACCGGCGGCCGCGAGCCTGAGGGCCGGCGCGCTGCCGATCGGCCTCGCGCATCGCCTCAAGCTGAAGCACGACGTCGCCCATGGTCAGGTCGTGCGCTGGAGCGACGTCGAGTTCGATGCAAATAGCGAGACGATCAAGACAAGGAAGACGATGGAGGCGGCGTTCGCCAAGGAGGGGTAA
- a CDS encoding phytanoyl-CoA dioxygenase family protein, whose protein sequence is MKLSQEQLEFFHREGWLFLPELFTQEEVDLLAREAVGIYDANRPEVWREKSGAPRTAFAAHLYNEAFGILGAHPRMIEPVEQLFGEPVYMHQFKINAKSAFTGDVWQWHQDYGTWKRDDGMPEPRAMNIAIFLDEVMPINGPLMLVPRSQNAGDLEASHDLATTSYPLWTLDEPTVTRLVEQGGIVAPTGKPGGMLMFHGNLVHGSSGNITPYPRKIVYLTLNAVSNYIRTPTRPEYIAHRDFAPIKTVEDDALVRLARAPRQAAE, encoded by the coding sequence ATGAAACTGTCTCAGGAGCAATTGGAGTTCTTCCACCGCGAGGGCTGGCTGTTCCTGCCCGAGCTGTTCACCCAGGAGGAGGTCGATCTGCTCGCGCGGGAGGCGGTCGGCATCTATGACGCCAACCGGCCGGAGGTCTGGCGCGAGAAGAGCGGCGCGCCGCGCACCGCTTTCGCCGCGCATCTCTACAACGAGGCATTCGGCATTCTTGGCGCGCATCCGCGCATGATCGAGCCGGTCGAGCAGCTGTTCGGCGAGCCGGTCTACATGCACCAGTTCAAGATCAACGCAAAATCCGCTTTCACCGGCGACGTCTGGCAATGGCACCAGGATTACGGCACCTGGAAGCGCGACGACGGCATGCCGGAGCCGCGGGCGATGAACATCGCCATCTTCCTGGACGAAGTGATGCCGATCAACGGGCCCTTGATGCTGGTGCCGCGCAGCCAGAACGCCGGCGACCTCGAAGCTTCGCACGATCTCGCCACCACGTCCTACCCGTTGTGGACGCTGGACGAGCCGACGGTGACGCGCCTCGTCGAGCAGGGCGGCATCGTCGCGCCGACCGGCAAGCCGGGCGGCATGCTGATGTTCCACGGCAATCTCGTGCACGGCTCCAGTGGCAACATCACGCCCTATCCGCGCAAGATCGTGTATCTGACGCTGAACGCGGTCTCGAACTACATCCGCACCCCCACGCGGCCGGAATATATCGCGCATCGCGATTTCGCGCCCATTAAGACGGTGGAGGATGATGCGCTGGTGCGGCTCGCCCGCGCGCCCCGGCAGGCGGCGGAGTAG
- a CDS encoding GntR family transcriptional regulator, translating to MIPLDPLPNLIDQVYARILEAISDRTLQPGQRIRQNELADKLGVSRQPVSHALHLLHRQGLVAESGKRGFEVTQLDPSRIRQLYEVRGAIDALAARLAAERAGADAAGRARLEAALAAGRRIDRTTTLAELIVLDVDFHRAIYQLAGNPVIEETIAPQWPHMRRSMATVLSELDYRGSAWSEHAAIAKHILASDAKAAERAALAHAQTAGRMTEERLRATDEAAA from the coding sequence GTGATCCCTCTCGACCCGCTCCCGAACCTGATCGACCAGGTCTATGCCCGTATCCTGGAGGCGATCTCCGACCGCACGCTGCAGCCGGGTCAGCGCATCCGGCAGAACGAGCTCGCCGACAAGCTCGGCGTCTCGCGCCAGCCGGTGTCGCACGCGCTGCACCTGCTGCACCGGCAGGGCCTCGTCGCCGAGAGCGGCAAGCGCGGCTTTGAAGTCACCCAGCTCGACCCCTCACGCATCCGCCAGCTCTACGAGGTGCGCGGCGCCATCGATGCGCTCGCCGCCCGGCTTGCCGCGGAGCGCGCAGGCGCCGATGCGGCGGGTCGCGCGCGGCTGGAGGCGGCGCTCGCCGCCGGACGCCGCATCGACCGCACAACGACGCTTGCCGAGCTCATCGTGCTCGACGTCGATTTTCACCGCGCGATCTATCAGCTCGCCGGCAACCCCGTGATCGAGGAGACGATCGCGCCGCAATGGCCGCATATGCGCCGCTCGATGGCGACGGTGCTGTCCGAACTCGACTATCGCGGCAGCGCCTGGTCGGAGCATGCCGCCATCGCCAAGCACATTCTCGCGAGCGACGCGAAAGCAGCCGAGCGCGCGGCGCTGGCGCATGCGCAGACGGCGGGACGGATGACCGAGGAGAGATTGCGGGCGACGGACGAGGCGGCGGCGTAG
- a CDS encoding M20/M25/M40 family metallo-hydrolase, producing the protein MKTRLTSLFALSLLGLAAGATSALAAADEKIKAAAEQEKAPLIETLRDMVMIESGSGDAEGLKKMADFTEARLKALGATVERRKTTAGTRADMVIATFQGTGTRKLMLIAHMDTVYQRGVLASEPYRVDGTKIYGPGIADDKGGIAVVLHALKILKDAGWQDYARLTVSFNPDEEVGSIGSGEIIAELADQHDVVLSCEPTAASPPARNDSLLLGASGTATAKMEVKGRASHAGAAPDLGRNALIELAHQLLQTRDVARSIPGTQLNWTTAQAGTVRNQIPEKAEAGADVRLTIPDGIAKLQAALDEKVKQKLVPDTETKVTITAGRPPFVASDHGRALAQEGQAIYAEIDRKLDITEITGGATDAGYANRSGKAVVVESFGLAGFGYHARDEFIDTNSIVPRLYLMSRMLIEQGKKK; encoded by the coding sequence ATGAAAACTCGCCTCACGTCACTGTTCGCCCTGTCGCTGCTCGGCCTCGCCGCTGGCGCCACGTCCGCGCTCGCTGCCGCCGACGAGAAGATCAAGGCCGCCGCCGAACAGGAGAAGGCGCCGCTGATCGAGACGCTGCGCGACATGGTAATGATCGAGAGCGGCAGCGGCGATGCCGAGGGCCTGAAGAAGATGGCCGACTTCACCGAAGCTCGGCTGAAGGCGCTGGGCGCCACCGTTGAGCGGCGCAAGACCACCGCCGGCACACGCGCCGACATGGTGATCGCCACGTTCCAGGGCACCGGCACCCGCAAGCTGATGCTGATCGCGCATATGGACACGGTCTATCAGCGCGGCGTCCTCGCAAGCGAGCCGTACCGCGTCGACGGCACCAAGATCTATGGGCCCGGCATCGCCGACGACAAGGGTGGCATCGCGGTGGTGCTGCATGCGCTGAAGATCCTGAAGGACGCCGGCTGGCAGGACTACGCCAGGCTCACCGTGTCGTTCAATCCGGACGAGGAGGTCGGATCGATCGGATCGGGCGAGATCATCGCGGAGCTCGCCGACCAGCACGACGTGGTGCTCTCCTGCGAGCCGACCGCGGCATCGCCCCCGGCCAGGAACGACTCGCTGCTGCTCGGCGCGAGCGGCACTGCGACCGCGAAGATGGAGGTCAAGGGCCGCGCCTCGCATGCAGGCGCCGCGCCCGATCTCGGCCGCAACGCGCTGATCGAGCTTGCGCATCAATTGCTGCAGACCCGAGACGTCGCCAGGTCGATCCCGGGCACGCAGCTGAACTGGACCACGGCGCAGGCCGGCACGGTGCGCAACCAGATTCCGGAGAAGGCCGAGGCCGGTGCGGACGTCCGCCTCACCATCCCTGACGGCATCGCCAAATTGCAGGCGGCACTCGACGAGAAAGTGAAGCAGAAACTCGTGCCCGATACCGAAACCAAGGTGACGATCACGGCGGGCCGCCCGCCCTTCGTCGCGAGCGATCACGGCCGCGCGCTGGCGCAGGAGGGCCAAGCCATCTATGCCGAGATCGACCGCAAGCTCGACATTACCGAGATCACCGGCGGCGCCACCGATGCCGGCTATGCCAACCGCAGCGGCAAGGCGGTCGTGGTCGAGAGCTTCGGCCTCGCCGGCTTCGGCTATCACGCCCGCGACGAGTTCATCGACACCAACTCGATCGTGCCGCGGCTCTATCTGATGAGCCGGATGCTGATCGAGCAGGGCAAGAAGAAATAG
- a CDS encoding sigma-70 family RNA polymerase sigma factor → MTEENLLTHQFEASRDHLRAVAYRMLGSSAEVDDAVQEAWLRVSRYDMSDVANLRGWLTTVVARICLDMLRARKSRKEEPMGPHVPEPVDESRQREAEIADSVGAALLVVLETLQPAERLAFVLHDMFAVPFEEIAPIVGRSVDASRQLASRARRRVQGAPVPDTDLSRQRGIVDAFLKASREGDFEGLLAMLDPDVVFRADDAAVRLGTLPEIRGADAVAQLYKGRAQAARTALVDGEIGVAVILGGHLRIALRVTFNGDRIAGLEALADAERIAALDVEVLER, encoded by the coding sequence ATGACTGAAGAAAATCTTCTCACCCACCAGTTCGAGGCCAGCCGGGACCATTTGCGTGCCGTCGCCTACCGGATGCTGGGGTCCAGCGCCGAGGTCGACGACGCCGTGCAGGAAGCGTGGCTGCGGGTCAGCCGCTACGACATGTCCGACGTTGCAAATCTGCGCGGCTGGCTGACCACCGTGGTCGCGCGCATCTGCCTCGACATGCTGCGCGCGCGGAAGTCGCGCAAGGAAGAGCCGATGGGCCCGCACGTGCCCGAGCCGGTCGACGAGTCGCGGCAGCGCGAGGCGGAGATCGCCGATTCCGTCGGCGCGGCGCTGCTGGTCGTGCTGGAGACATTGCAGCCGGCGGAGCGGCTCGCCTTCGTGCTGCACGACATGTTCGCCGTTCCCTTCGAGGAGATCGCGCCGATCGTCGGACGCTCGGTCGATGCCTCGCGGCAGCTGGCGAGCCGGGCGCGACGCCGTGTGCAGGGCGCGCCGGTGCCGGACACCGATCTGTCGCGCCAGCGCGGAATCGTCGATGCCTTCCTCAAGGCGTCGCGTGAAGGCGATTTCGAGGGCTTGCTCGCCATGCTCGATCCCGACGTCGTATTCCGTGCCGACGACGCCGCGGTGCGGCTCGGCACACTGCCGGAGATCCGCGGCGCGGATGCGGTCGCGCAGCTCTACAAGGGCCGCGCCCAGGCCGCGCGGACTGCGCTGGTCGACGGCGAGATCGGCGTTGCCGTCATCCTCGGCGGACATCTGCGCATCGCACTGCGTGTCACGTTCAACGGCGACCGGATCGCGGGACTAGAAGCGCTGGCCGATGCGGAGCGGATCGCGGCGCTCGATGTGGAGGTGCTCGAGCGCTAG
- a CDS encoding carboxymuconolactone decarboxylase family protein, producing the protein MHARMNHPVMVLPEAMNHLQALGNVTKQGLPEKLLELVHLRASQINGCSVCVDMHPKIARRLGETDERLFAVSAWREAPYFTDAERAALALTEAVTRVADREDPVPDAIWNEAAKHFDERELATLILAIANINVWNRLNATIKMPVGVWKV; encoded by the coding sequence ATGCACGCCCGCATGAATCACCCGGTCATGGTCCTGCCGGAGGCCATGAACCACCTTCAAGCCCTCGGCAATGTCACCAAGCAGGGCCTGCCGGAAAAGCTCCTGGAACTGGTGCACCTGCGCGCCAGCCAGATCAATGGCTGCAGCGTCTGCGTGGACATGCATCCGAAGATCGCCCGCAGGCTGGGCGAGACCGATGAGCGGCTGTTTGCGGTGTCCGCCTGGCGGGAGGCGCCCTATTTCACCGATGCCGAGCGCGCCGCGCTGGCGCTGACCGAGGCGGTGACGCGGGTTGCCGACCGCGAAGACCCGGTGCCGGATGCGATCTGGAACGAAGCCGCCAAGCATTTTGACGAACGCGAGCTCGCGACGTTGATCCTTGCGATCGCGAACATCAATGTCTGGAATCGGCTGAACGCGACCATCAAGATGCCGGTCGGCGTGTGGAAAGTGTGA
- a CDS encoding alpha/beta fold hydrolase, translating to MQSFHVNGYDMAYLEVGQGHPLVCVHGTLGDFRTWYSVLGPLSKKHRVISVSLRHFFPEHWDGAGDDYKMAQHVADTIAFIGQVQPGPVDLMGHSRGGHIAFRVAQARPDLLRKLVLAEPGGDLDASLPLPEGTPAHPPLAAKTIRSVEMIRAGDIDGALQNFYEGIEGDGSWRRVPAAAKQQLRDNALTFLGQINEQRRPYTRADAQAIRTPTLLIGGGATTGSLSVMWRVLAEHIAGSRTAVIPNAGHWMFEQAPLEFGEVVDRFLAE from the coding sequence ATGCAGAGCTTTCACGTCAACGGTTACGACATGGCCTATCTCGAAGTAGGCCAAGGCCATCCGCTGGTCTGCGTGCACGGCACGCTCGGCGATTTCCGCACCTGGTATTCGGTGCTCGGCCCGCTCTCGAAGAAGCATCGTGTCATCTCGGTCAGCCTGCGGCATTTCTTTCCCGAGCACTGGGACGGTGCCGGCGACGACTACAAGATGGCGCAGCATGTCGCTGACACGATCGCCTTCATCGGGCAGGTCCAGCCCGGACCGGTCGATTTGATGGGCCATTCGCGCGGCGGCCATATCGCCTTTCGCGTCGCGCAGGCGCGGCCGGATCTGCTGCGAAAACTGGTGCTGGCCGAGCCGGGCGGCGATCTCGATGCCAGCCTGCCGCTGCCGGAAGGCACGCCCGCGCATCCGCCGCTCGCCGCGAAGACGATCCGCTCGGTCGAGATGATCCGCGCGGGCGACATCGACGGCGCGCTGCAGAATTTTTACGAGGGCATCGAAGGCGACGGCTCCTGGCGGCGCGTGCCGGCAGCCGCGAAGCAGCAGTTGCGCGACAATGCGCTGACCTTCCTCGGCCAGATCAACGAGCAGCGCAGGCCCTACACGCGCGCCGATGCGCAGGCGATCAGGACGCCGACGCTGCTGATCGGCGGCGGCGCGACGACGGGAAGCCTGTCGGTGATGTGGCGCGTGCTCGCCGAGCACATCGCCGGCAGCAGGACGGCGGTGATCCCCAATGCCGGCCATTGGATGTTCGAGCAGGCCCCGCTGGAGTTCGGCGAGGTCGTGGACAGGTTCCTGGCGGAGTAG
- a CDS encoding alpha/beta fold hydrolase, giving the protein MQSLHVNGYDMPYLDVGEGKGGPPLVCVHGSLSDFRIWGCVLGPLTQRHRVIAVSLRHFFPERWDGVGDTYSIAQHVDDVIGFIEKLDLGPVDLMGHSRGGHICFRVAQARPDLLRRLVLAEPGGELDASLDPDYVGGPSPLLARFTASAEKIAAGDVDGGLAVFVDTLEGAGTWPRLPAMVKQNLRDNAMTLIGQVRDNRPPFSKADAEAIKMPTLFILGARTKGLLPKVLHALAAHVPYSKTATIPNATHPMFEQAPQKYSEVVLDFLAS; this is encoded by the coding sequence ATGCAAAGCCTCCACGTCAACGGTTACGACATGCCCTATCTCGACGTGGGAGAGGGCAAGGGTGGCCCGCCGCTGGTCTGCGTGCACGGCTCGCTCTCCGACTTCCGCATCTGGGGCTGCGTGCTCGGGCCGCTGACGCAGCGGCACCGGGTGATCGCTGTCAGCCTGCGGCACTTCTTCCCGGAACGTTGGGACGGTGTCGGCGACACCTATTCGATCGCGCAGCATGTCGACGACGTCATCGGCTTCATCGAGAAGCTCGACCTCGGCCCGGTCGACCTGATGGGTCATTCCCGCGGCGGGCATATCTGCTTCCGTGTGGCGCAAGCGCGCCCCGACCTGCTGCGGCGGCTGGTGCTGGCCGAGCCGGGCGGCGAGCTCGATGCCAGCCTCGATCCCGATTATGTCGGCGGTCCATCACCGCTGCTGGCGCGCTTTACGGCTTCCGCAGAGAAGATCGCAGCCGGCGATGTCGATGGCGGCCTTGCCGTCTTCGTCGACACGCTGGAAGGGGCCGGCACCTGGCCACGACTGCCGGCGATGGTGAAGCAGAATCTGCGCGACAACGCCATGACGCTGATCGGTCAGGTCCGCGACAATCGCCCGCCCTTCTCGAAGGCGGATGCGGAAGCCATCAAGATGCCGACGCTGTTCATCCTGGGTGCGCGGACCAAGGGCCTCCTGCCCAAGGTGCTGCACGCGCTGGCGGCGCATGTGCCCTACTCGAAGACGGCGACCATCCCGAACGCGACGCACCCGATGTTCGAGCAAGCGCCGCAAAAGTACTCCGAAGTGGTTCTCGACTTTCTGGCGAGCTGA
- a CDS encoding methylated-DNA--[protein]-cysteine S-methyltransferase: MTDQHFALFDTRIGLCAIAWGPRGINGTQLPMGGEQKIRTRISQRHADASEAEPTAEVQQAIDRIVKLLAGEPDDLTDIPLDLDGVPEFNRGVYDIARAIPPGKTVTYGDIAKQLGGVQLSRDVGQALGRNPCPIVVPCHRVLAAGNKPGGFSANGGVVTKLKMLEIEGALVNHTPSLFD, from the coding sequence ATGACCGACCAGCATTTTGCCCTGTTCGACACCAGGATCGGCCTCTGCGCCATCGCCTGGGGACCGCGCGGCATCAACGGCACGCAACTGCCGATGGGCGGGGAGCAGAAGATCCGCACCCGCATCAGCCAGCGCCATGCGGACGCCAGCGAGGCCGAGCCGACGGCCGAGGTGCAGCAGGCGATCGATCGCATCGTGAAACTGCTCGCGGGCGAGCCCGACGATCTCACCGACATTCCGCTCGATCTCGACGGCGTGCCCGAGTTCAACCGTGGCGTCTACGACATCGCCCGCGCCATTCCGCCGGGCAAGACGGTCACCTATGGCGACATCGCCAAGCAGCTTGGTGGTGTCCAGCTGTCGCGCGACGTCGGCCAGGCGCTCGGCCGCAACCCGTGCCCGATCGTGGTGCCCTGCCATCGCGTGCTGGCGGCCGGCAACAAGCCCGGCGGCTTCTCGGCGAATGGCGGTGTGGTGACCAAGCTGAAGATGCTGGAGATCGAAGGCGCGCTGGTGAACCACACGCCGAGCCTGTTTGATTGA
- a CDS encoding acyl-CoA synthetase, whose amino-acid sequence MTHPSVYAKSTPDKIAYQMAGTGKAITYRELDELSNQGAQLFRSLGLKAGDHIALLMENRLAFMELCWAAQRSGLYYTAISRYLKQDEIDYIIADCGAKVVITTPKCADQIKDLIKGKAGGPIFYMMDEPLPGFRSYDKEAAAQPTTPIADEVAGYDMLYSSGTTGRPKGIKKAFEGNKIDVPNAFLRVLCADMCGMNDESTYLSPAPLYHAAPLRFNMMAIVLGGTSIIMEHFDAEEFLKLVEKYKVTQSQLVPTMFVRMLKLPDEVRTKYNVSTLKGAIHAAAPCPIDVKAKMIEWWGPILIEYYAGSEGNGVTVCNSQQWLEHRGSVGRAVVGKIKILDENDEEQPLGEIGTVYFADAPAFTYHNDPEKTKKAYNAKGWSTLGDVGYLDKDGFLFLTDRKSYMIISGGVNIYPQETEDVLITHPDVADVAVFGVPNEEMGEEVKAVVQPHDMSRAGKALEADLIAYCKTRLSAIKCPRSIDFEAELPRTPTGKLVKRHLRDKYWPKTAAKI is encoded by the coding sequence ATGACTCACCCCTCGGTTTACGCAAAGAGCACACCCGACAAGATCGCCTACCAGATGGCCGGCACCGGCAAGGCGATCACCTATCGCGAGCTCGACGAGCTCTCGAACCAGGGCGCGCAGCTGTTCCGCTCGCTGGGGCTGAAGGCCGGCGACCACATCGCGCTGTTGATGGAGAACCGTCTCGCCTTCATGGAGCTGTGCTGGGCCGCGCAACGCAGCGGGCTCTATTACACCGCGATCAGCCGCTATCTGAAGCAGGACGAGATCGACTACATCATCGCCGATTGCGGCGCCAAGGTCGTCATCACCACGCCGAAATGCGCCGACCAGATCAAGGACCTGATCAAGGGCAAGGCGGGCGGGCCGATCTTCTACATGATGGACGAGCCGCTGCCGGGCTTTCGCTCCTACGACAAGGAAGCCGCCGCGCAGCCGACGACGCCGATCGCGGACGAGGTCGCCGGTTACGACATGCTGTATTCGTCCGGCACCACCGGCCGTCCCAAGGGCATCAAGAAGGCGTTTGAAGGCAACAAGATCGACGTGCCGAACGCCTTCCTGCGCGTGCTCTGCGCTGACATGTGCGGCATGAACGACGAAAGCACCTATCTGTCGCCGGCGCCGCTCTATCATGCAGCTCCCCTGCGCTTCAACATGATGGCGATCGTGCTGGGCGGAACCTCCATCATCATGGAGCACTTCGACGCCGAAGAGTTCTTGAAGCTGGTTGAGAAATACAAGGTCACCCAGTCCCAGCTGGTGCCGACCATGTTCGTGCGCATGCTCAAGCTTCCGGACGAGGTGCGGACCAAATACAACGTTTCCACGCTCAAGGGCGCGATCCACGCTGCCGCGCCCTGCCCCATCGACGTCAAGGCAAAGATGATCGAGTGGTGGGGACCGATCCTGATCGAGTATTACGCGGGCTCGGAAGGCAACGGCGTCACCGTCTGCAACTCGCAGCAATGGCTGGAGCATCGCGGCAGCGTCGGGCGCGCCGTGGTCGGCAAGATCAAGATTCTGGACGAGAACGACGAGGAGCAGCCGCTGGGCGAGATCGGCACGGTCTATTTCGCCGACGCGCCGGCTTTCACCTATCACAACGACCCCGAGAAGACGAAGAAGGCCTATAACGCAAAGGGCTGGTCGACGCTCGGCGATGTCGGCTATCTCGACAAGGACGGCTTCCTGTTTCTCACCGACCGCAAGTCCTACATGATCATCTCGGGCGGGGTGAACATCTACCCGCAGGAGACCGAGGACGTGCTGATCACGCACCCCGATGTCGCCGACGTCGCGGTGTTCGGCGTACCGAACGAGGAGATGGGCGAAGAGGTCAAGGCCGTGGTGCAGCCGCACGACATGAGCCGCGCCGGCAAGGCGCTCGAGGCGGACCTGATCGCCTACTGCAAGACCCGCCTCTCCGCCATCAAGTGCCCGCGCTCGATCGATTTCGAAGCCGAGCTGCCGCGCACGCCGACCGGCAAGCTGGTGAAGCGGCACCTGCGCGACAAGTATTGGCCGAAGACGGCGGCGAAGATCTAG
- a CDS encoding acetyl-CoA C-acetyltransferase — MAEAYIVAAARTAGGRKGGRLAGWHPADLAAKVLDELVDRTKVDPAQVEDVIMGCVMQVGEQSNNVARNAIMASKLPESVPGTSIDRQCGSSQQALHFAAQAVMSGTMDVVIAAGVESMTRVPMGLSSQLPAKNGFGNYKSPGIEHKYPNIVFSQFTGAEMMAEKYGLSKDDLDEYSFQSHQRAIAATQAGHFKKEIVPLEIVRADGSKDTHHIDEGIRFDATLEGIKGVKLIAENGKLTAASASQICDGASGVMVVNERGLKQLGVKPLARIHHMTMTGGDPVIMLDAPLHATKRALEKAGMKIDDIDLFEVNEAFASVPTGWLKTTGADPGRLNVNGGAIALGHPLGGSGTKLMTTLVHALHQRGKRYGLQTMCEGGGMANVTIVERL, encoded by the coding sequence ATGGCCGAGGCTTACATCGTCGCCGCTGCGCGCACCGCGGGCGGGCGCAAGGGGGGCCGTCTCGCCGGCTGGCATCCGGCCGATCTCGCCGCGAAGGTGCTGGACGAGCTGGTCGACCGCACCAAGGTCGATCCCGCCCAGGTCGAGGACGTGATCATGGGCTGCGTGATGCAGGTCGGCGAGCAGTCCAACAACGTCGCGCGCAACGCGATCATGGCCTCTAAGCTGCCGGAGAGCGTGCCGGGCACCTCGATCGACCGTCAGTGCGGTTCGTCGCAACAGGCGTTGCACTTCGCGGCACAGGCCGTGATGTCCGGCACCATGGACGTCGTGATCGCGGCCGGCGTGGAATCGATGACGCGCGTGCCGATGGGCCTGTCCTCGCAGCTGCCGGCCAAGAACGGCTTTGGCAATTACAAGAGCCCCGGCATCGAGCACAAATATCCGAACATCGTGTTCAGCCAGTTCACCGGCGCGGAGATGATGGCCGAGAAGTACGGCCTGTCGAAGGATGACCTCGACGAATACTCCTTCCAGAGCCACCAGCGCGCGATCGCGGCGACGCAAGCCGGTCACTTCAAGAAGGAGATCGTGCCGCTCGAGATCGTCAGGGCCGACGGCTCCAAGGACACCCACCACATCGACGAAGGCATCCGCTTCGACGCCACGCTCGAAGGCATCAAGGGTGTCAAGCTGATCGCCGAGAACGGCAAGCTCACCGCGGCGAGCGCCAGCCAGATCTGCGATGGCGCCTCCGGCGTCATGGTGGTGAATGAGCGTGGCCTCAAGCAGCTCGGCGTCAAGCCGCTGGCGCGCATCCATCACATGACCATGACCGGCGGCGACCCCGTCATCATGCTCGACGCCCCGCTGCACGCCACCAAGCGTGCGCTGGAGAAGGCCGGCATGAAGATCGACGACATCGACCTGTTCGAGGTCAACGAGGCCTTCGCCTCGGTGCCGACCGGCTGGCTGAAGACCACCGGCGCCGATCCTGGCAGGCTCAACGTCAACGGCGGCGCCATCGCGCTCGGCCATCCGCTCGGCGGCTCCGGCACCAAGCTGATGACGACGCTGGTCCACGCCCTGCACCAGCGTGGCAAGCGCTACGGCCTGCAGACCATGTGCGAAGGCGGCGGCATGGCGAATGTGACGATCGTGGAGCGGCTGTAG